The following proteins are co-located in the Acanthochromis polyacanthus isolate Apoly-LR-REF ecotype Palm Island chromosome 7, KAUST_Apoly_ChrSc, whole genome shotgun sequence genome:
- the LOC110950219 gene encoding arrestin domain-containing protein 3-like isoform X2, producing MGSSGRIVYLLEASVSRSWRFPSSIQKELRFVSKSFPHIGQALCPQSGSVSKEVGTFSKGQVNLSATVNKKACYPGDTLSAFANISNNSSKDVASKFNLLQKTVYRAGGNTNVVEKSLFKSVGDIIRPNTEATASCQVKIPDDTIYTVHNCEIISVEYYLKAYVDISFSFDPEVVFPLVLVPSSVLAFYAAEPMGPYQPAAVGGQSHSDFPPPAFPMGPNPVPIAAGACQYPPHPTQQVNMASGYNNQWPQQTTPYGFPPAAFPPAAYPQSSVQPAVPTAPTAPTAPPQFPQGENPPPYMALFPPAHDFLGRSGPDQKS from the exons ATGGGGTCTAGTGGAAGAATTGTTTACCTGCTTGAAGCAAGCGTATCAAGGAGCTGGCGATTTCCTTCTTCCATACAAAAAGAGCTCAGATTTGTTTCAAAGTCCTTTCCACACATCGGTCAAGCCCTG tgtcCACAGTCTGGTTCAGTGAGTAAAGAAGTGGGGACTTTCTCCAAAGGACAGGTCAATCTGTCTGCCACTGTTAACAAAAAGGCTTGCTATCCAG GTGACACTTTATCTGCTTTTGCCAACATCTCCAACAACTCTTCCAAAGACGTGGCGTCCAAATTCAATTTACTGCAGAAAACAGTGTACCGCGCTGGTGGCAACACTAATGTTGTTGAGAAAAGTCTTTTCAAATCAGTCGGGGACATTATCCGTCCAAACACAGAGGCAACAGCCTCTTGCCAAGTGAAGATTCCTGATGATACGATCTACACTGTCCATAACTGTGAAATCATCTCTGTTGAATATTACCTGAAG GCATATGTGGATATCAGTTTTTCCTTTGACCCAGAAGTGGTATTTCCACTGGTTCTTGTTCCTTCGAGTGTTCTTGCATTTTACGCTGCTGAGCCTATGGGGCCGTACCAACCTGCCGCTGTCGGAGGACAAAGTCACAGCGATTTCCCTCCTCCTGCCTTCCCTATGGGACCAAATCCTGTACCCATAGCCGCAGGTGCTTGTCAGTACCCACCACATCCCACTCAGCAAGTGAACATGGCAAGTGGCTATAATAACCAGTGGCCACAACAAACCACTCCGTATGGTTTTCCACCTGCTGCTTTCCCACCGGCAGCTTACCCGCAGTCTTCAGTGCAGCCTGCAGTTCCTACAGCTCCTACAGCTCCTACAGCTCCACCTCAGTTTCCACAGGGAGAAAACCCTCCACCCTATATGGCCCTTTTCCCTCCTGCTCATGATTTTCTTGGCAGGAGTGGGCCAGATCAAAAAAGTTGA
- the LOC110950219 gene encoding arrestin domain-containing protein 3-like isoform X1 — protein sequence MSPIKDLNLTYQALNEQGTFSAGDTISGTVSFILIKDTKVKSVAVKAKGDAHVHWTEGTGDDKKTYTAHRRYFKEKKYCVPEKDSGTVLSKGPHQFQFSFRIPQEDIPSSFMGSSGRIVYLLEASVSRSWRFPSSIQKELRFVSKSFPHIGQALCPQSGSVSKEVGTFSKGQVNLSATVNKKACYPGDTLSAFANISNNSSKDVASKFNLLQKTVYRAGGNTNVVEKSLFKSVGDIIRPNTEATASCQVKIPDDTIYTVHNCEIISVEYYLKAYVDISFSFDPEVVFPLVLVPSSVLAFYAAEPMGPYQPAAVGGQSHSDFPPPAFPMGPNPVPIAAGACQYPPHPTQQVNMASGYNNQWPQQTTPYGFPPAAFPPAAYPQSSVQPAVPTAPTAPTAPPQFPQGENPPPYMALFPPAHDFLGRSGPDQKS from the exons ATGTCTCCGATAAAAGATTTGAATCTTACTTACCAAGCGCTCAACGAACAGGGCACTTTCTCTGCAGGAGACACGATCTCTGGCACCGTTAGTTTCATCTTGATAAAAGACACCAAAGTCAAGAGTGTTGCTGTCAAAGCCAAAGGGGACGCTCACGTACATTGGACAGAGGGTACTGGAGATGACAAGAAGACGTACACTGCACACAGGAGGtacttcaaagaaaaaaaatactgcgtCCCAGAAAAGGATTCAG GCACTGTACTTTCCAAAGGGCCCCATCAGTTCCAATTCAGCTTTAGAATCCCACAAGA GGACATTCCGTCATCATTTATGGGGTCTAGTGGAAGAATTGTTTACCTGCTTGAAGCAAGCGTATCAAGGAGCTGGCGATTTCCTTCTTCCATACAAAAAGAGCTCAGATTTGTTTCAAAGTCCTTTCCACACATCGGTCAAGCCCTG tgtcCACAGTCTGGTTCAGTGAGTAAAGAAGTGGGGACTTTCTCCAAAGGACAGGTCAATCTGTCTGCCACTGTTAACAAAAAGGCTTGCTATCCAG GTGACACTTTATCTGCTTTTGCCAACATCTCCAACAACTCTTCCAAAGACGTGGCGTCCAAATTCAATTTACTGCAGAAAACAGTGTACCGCGCTGGTGGCAACACTAATGTTGTTGAGAAAAGTCTTTTCAAATCAGTCGGGGACATTATCCGTCCAAACACAGAGGCAACAGCCTCTTGCCAAGTGAAGATTCCTGATGATACGATCTACACTGTCCATAACTGTGAAATCATCTCTGTTGAATATTACCTGAAG GCATATGTGGATATCAGTTTTTCCTTTGACCCAGAAGTGGTATTTCCACTGGTTCTTGTTCCTTCGAGTGTTCTTGCATTTTACGCTGCTGAGCCTATGGGGCCGTACCAACCTGCCGCTGTCGGAGGACAAAGTCACAGCGATTTCCCTCCTCCTGCCTTCCCTATGGGACCAAATCCTGTACCCATAGCCGCAGGTGCTTGTCAGTACCCACCACATCCCACTCAGCAAGTGAACATGGCAAGTGGCTATAATAACCAGTGGCCACAACAAACCACTCCGTATGGTTTTCCACCTGCTGCTTTCCCACCGGCAGCTTACCCGCAGTCTTCAGTGCAGCCTGCAGTTCCTACAGCTCCTACAGCTCCTACAGCTCCACCTCAGTTTCCACAGGGAGAAAACCCTCCACCCTATATGGCCCTTTTCCCTCCTGCTCATGATTTTCTTGGCAGGAGTGGGCCAGATCAAAAAAGTTGA
- the LOC110950213 gene encoding uncharacterized protein LOC110950213 isoform X2, which yields MPSSFKGHHGKIVYMLVAKLSRSWKIDNTAEKELNFVSKCVPNLHSLRLQQVGSTKKEMGIFSRGQVHMDATVDKTAYAAGETMVITAKINNSTSSDMIPKISLVRDVVYRASSSNKYESQTVHKVVENCVRSQTQREIRCGIKIPCDYLLTIQNCEIITVDYHLKVYLDISFAFDPKIKFPVVILPPDMVSGFQSGVAMGPSPGGAAGGPSHSNFPPPQMSMGPYPASPHSGGYRYSAVQSYSAPPPAYPANPPMYTGPPRAYPSQPAHMSGGYNNPVPQQPSPYGSPFSSSSSSLVLHPPPAVPRFHSPPSAPEIQPFPPSISPSAPTYNPLPSAPMMHTDFLSQSDEGPPAYALLFPSSTTETSDGK from the exons ATGCCATCATCCTTCAAGGGCCATCATGGAAAGATCGTCTACATGCTGGTAGCGAAACTGTCCAGGAGCTGGAAGATTGACAATACAGCAGAAAAGGAGCTCAACTTTGTGTCCAAGTGTGTTCCAAATCTTCATTCTCTGAGG TTGCAACAAGTTGGTTCAACAAAGAAAGAGATGGGGATTTTCTCCAGAGGACAGGTACACATGGATGCCACTGTTGACAAGACAGCTTATGCTGCAG GTGAGACAATGGTGATCACTGCAAAAATCAATAACTCTACATCCAGTGACATGATACCCAAAATTAGTCTAGTCCGGGACGTTGTGTACCGGGCCAGTAGCAGCAACAAATATGAGAGCCAAACTGTCCACAAAGTAGTCGAAAACTGTGTTAGGTCTCAGACACAGAGGGAGATCCGGTGTGGAATAAAGATTCCTTGTGATTACCTGCTGACAATCCAGAATTGTGAGATTATCACAGTGGATTACCATTTAAAG GTGTATCTGGACATAAGCTTTGCTTTCGATCCAAAGATCAAGTTCCCGGTGGTTATCTTACCTCCCGACATGGTTTCTGGCTTTCAGAGTGGTGTAGCCATGGGCCCCTCTCCAGGTGGCGCTGCTGGGGGCCCAAGCCACAGCAACTTCCCTCCCCCTCAGATGTCTATGGGCCCCTACCCTGCATCGCCACATTCAGGCGGTTATAGATACTCAGCAGTCCAAAGTTATTCAGCACCACCACCTGCGTACCCGGCTAACCCACCAATGTACACTGGTCCACCACGTGCCTACCCAAGTCAGCCGGCACACATGTCGGGGGGCTATAATAACCCAGTGCCACAGCAGCCTTCTCCATACGGGTCTCCattttcatcctcctcctcatctttgGTGCTTCATCCTCCACCCGCTGTCCCAAGATTTCACTCCCCTCCATCTGCCCCAGAGATCCAGCCATTTCCTCCCTCTATATCCCCCTCAGCTCCAACATACAACCCGCTGCCTTCTGCACCAATGATGCATACAGATTTCCTCTCTCAATCAGATGAAGGTCCTCCAGCATATGCCTTACTTTTCCCATCTTCCACAACTGAAACGTCTGATGGAAAATAA
- the LOC110950213 gene encoding arrestin domain-containing protein 3-like isoform X1, with the protein MPSIRAFTITYDALNEYGTFSEGDTITGSVTLALLKETKVESLFVKAKGDADVRWTQKSGDRTHTYSAHRRYFKLKQFLIPEGPKDTVLPQGNHVYRFSLNIPPGSMPSSFKGHHGKIVYMLVAKLSRSWKIDNTAEKELNFVSKCVPNLHSLRLQQVGSTKKEMGIFSRGQVHMDATVDKTAYAAGETMVITAKINNSTSSDMIPKISLVRDVVYRASSSNKYESQTVHKVVENCVRSQTQREIRCGIKIPCDYLLTIQNCEIITVDYHLKVYLDISFAFDPKIKFPVVILPPDMVSGFQSGVAMGPSPGGAAGGPSHSNFPPPQMSMGPYPASPHSGGYRYSAVQSYSAPPPAYPANPPMYTGPPRAYPSQPAHMSGGYNNPVPQQPSPYGSPFSSSSSSLVLHPPPAVPRFHSPPSAPEIQPFPPSISPSAPTYNPLPSAPMMHTDFLSQSDEGPPAYALLFPSSTTETSDGK; encoded by the exons ATGCCTTCAATCAGAGCCTTCACGATCACTTACGACGCGTTGAATGAGTACGGGACGTTTTCCGAGGGTGACACGATAACTGGAAGTGTAACACTGGCCTTACTGAAGGAAACCAAAGTAGAAAGCTTGTTTGTCAAAGCCAAAGGAGACGCAGACGTACGCTGGACGCAAAAAAGCGGCGATCGCACCCATACGTACTCTGCGCACAGGAGATACTTCAAACTAAAGCAGTTTCTAATTCCAGAGGGCCCCAAGG ACACTGTTCTACCACAAGGCAACCATGTATATAGATTCAGCCTTAACATACCTCCAGG AAGCATGCCATCATCCTTCAAGGGCCATCATGGAAAGATCGTCTACATGCTGGTAGCGAAACTGTCCAGGAGCTGGAAGATTGACAATACAGCAGAAAAGGAGCTCAACTTTGTGTCCAAGTGTGTTCCAAATCTTCATTCTCTGAGG TTGCAACAAGTTGGTTCAACAAAGAAAGAGATGGGGATTTTCTCCAGAGGACAGGTACACATGGATGCCACTGTTGACAAGACAGCTTATGCTGCAG GTGAGACAATGGTGATCACTGCAAAAATCAATAACTCTACATCCAGTGACATGATACCCAAAATTAGTCTAGTCCGGGACGTTGTGTACCGGGCCAGTAGCAGCAACAAATATGAGAGCCAAACTGTCCACAAAGTAGTCGAAAACTGTGTTAGGTCTCAGACACAGAGGGAGATCCGGTGTGGAATAAAGATTCCTTGTGATTACCTGCTGACAATCCAGAATTGTGAGATTATCACAGTGGATTACCATTTAAAG GTGTATCTGGACATAAGCTTTGCTTTCGATCCAAAGATCAAGTTCCCGGTGGTTATCTTACCTCCCGACATGGTTTCTGGCTTTCAGAGTGGTGTAGCCATGGGCCCCTCTCCAGGTGGCGCTGCTGGGGGCCCAAGCCACAGCAACTTCCCTCCCCCTCAGATGTCTATGGGCCCCTACCCTGCATCGCCACATTCAGGCGGTTATAGATACTCAGCAGTCCAAAGTTATTCAGCACCACCACCTGCGTACCCGGCTAACCCACCAATGTACACTGGTCCACCACGTGCCTACCCAAGTCAGCCGGCACACATGTCGGGGGGCTATAATAACCCAGTGCCACAGCAGCCTTCTCCATACGGGTCTCCattttcatcctcctcctcatctttgGTGCTTCATCCTCCACCCGCTGTCCCAAGATTTCACTCCCCTCCATCTGCCCCAGAGATCCAGCCATTTCCTCCCTCTATATCCCCCTCAGCTCCAACATACAACCCGCTGCCTTCTGCACCAATGATGCATACAGATTTCCTCTCTCAATCAGATGAAGGTCCTCCAGCATATGCCTTACTTTTCCCATCTTCCACAACTGAAACGTCTGATGGAAAATAA
- the LOC110950213 gene encoding uncharacterized protein LOC110950213 isoform X3, which translates to MGIFSRGQVHMDATVDKTAYAAGETMVITAKINNSTSSDMIPKISLVRDVVYRASSSNKYESQTVHKVVENCVRSQTQREIRCGIKIPCDYLLTIQNCEIITVDYHLKVYLDISFAFDPKIKFPVVILPPDMVSGFQSGVAMGPSPGGAAGGPSHSNFPPPQMSMGPYPASPHSGGYRYSAVQSYSAPPPAYPANPPMYTGPPRAYPSQPAHMSGGYNNPVPQQPSPYGSPFSSSSSSLVLHPPPAVPRFHSPPSAPEIQPFPPSISPSAPTYNPLPSAPMMHTDFLSQSDEGPPAYALLFPSSTTETSDGK; encoded by the exons ATGGGGATTTTCTCCAGAGGACAGGTACACATGGATGCCACTGTTGACAAGACAGCTTATGCTGCAG GTGAGACAATGGTGATCACTGCAAAAATCAATAACTCTACATCCAGTGACATGATACCCAAAATTAGTCTAGTCCGGGACGTTGTGTACCGGGCCAGTAGCAGCAACAAATATGAGAGCCAAACTGTCCACAAAGTAGTCGAAAACTGTGTTAGGTCTCAGACACAGAGGGAGATCCGGTGTGGAATAAAGATTCCTTGTGATTACCTGCTGACAATCCAGAATTGTGAGATTATCACAGTGGATTACCATTTAAAG GTGTATCTGGACATAAGCTTTGCTTTCGATCCAAAGATCAAGTTCCCGGTGGTTATCTTACCTCCCGACATGGTTTCTGGCTTTCAGAGTGGTGTAGCCATGGGCCCCTCTCCAGGTGGCGCTGCTGGGGGCCCAAGCCACAGCAACTTCCCTCCCCCTCAGATGTCTATGGGCCCCTACCCTGCATCGCCACATTCAGGCGGTTATAGATACTCAGCAGTCCAAAGTTATTCAGCACCACCACCTGCGTACCCGGCTAACCCACCAATGTACACTGGTCCACCACGTGCCTACCCAAGTCAGCCGGCACACATGTCGGGGGGCTATAATAACCCAGTGCCACAGCAGCCTTCTCCATACGGGTCTCCattttcatcctcctcctcatctttgGTGCTTCATCCTCCACCCGCTGTCCCAAGATTTCACTCCCCTCCATCTGCCCCAGAGATCCAGCCATTTCCTCCCTCTATATCCCCCTCAGCTCCAACATACAACCCGCTGCCTTCTGCACCAATGATGCATACAGATTTCCTCTCTCAATCAGATGAAGGTCCTCCAGCATATGCCTTACTTTTCCCATCTTCCACAACTGAAACGTCTGATGGAAAATAA